Proteins from one Desulforegulaceae bacterium genomic window:
- a CDS encoding metal-dependent transcriptional regulator: MNTKILKKNKKPLTSSMEDYLEAIYQLSQEKRFVRVKDIAKQVGVKMPTVTSMLKNLRDRGHVFYEKYEFVELTKEGEKVGREIQRRHQILFKFLTKILKIDNLTADQEACKMEHSLSPSTLQRVVDFMEFIQICPRAGMEWLDHFEEFRKSGNNPGKCLERGESEIPCQVIQDRVEILSKMENK, translated from the coding sequence ATGAATACAAAAATATTAAAAAAAAATAAAAAGCCCCTTACTTCTTCCATGGAAGACTATCTTGAAGCTATTTACCAACTGAGCCAGGAAAAAAGATTTGTCAGGGTAAAGGATATTGCAAAACAAGTTGGTGTGAAAATGCCTACTGTAACAAGTATGCTCAAAAACTTAAGGGACAGGGGGCATGTCTTTTATGAAAAATATGAGTTTGTAGAGTTAACAAAAGAAGGTGAAAAGGTTGGTCGTGAAATCCAAAGACGACACCAGATTCTTTTTAAATTTTTAACAAAAATTTTAAAGATAGATAATTTAACAGCCGACCAGGAAGCATGCAAAATGGAACATTCTTTAAGTCCATCAACCCTTCAGAGGGTGGTTGATTTTATGGAGTTTATTCAGATTTGCCCAAGGGCTGGAATGGAATGGCTTGATCATTTTGAAGAATTCAGGAAATCAGGGAATAATCCTGGAAAATGTCTTGAAAGAGGAGAATCTGAAATTCCTTGCCAGGTAATTCAAGACAGGGTTGAAATTCTTTCAAAAATGGAAAATAAATAA
- a CDS encoding ferrous iron transport protein A, whose amino-acid sequence MTLDKIKPGNKCKIKGLLVSSMLGQRLFSMGIYPGAIVDVVRNAPLEDPMEIKMDSTLVSLRHAEAGCVEVEPL is encoded by the coding sequence ATGACTTTGGACAAAATTAAGCCGGGTAACAAGTGTAAAATAAAAGGTCTTTTGGTATCAAGCATGCTTGGTCAAAGACTTTTTTCCATGGGTATTTATCCAGGAGCAATTGTTGATGTTGTAAGAAATGCTCCGCTTGAAGATCCCATGGAAATAAAAATGGATTCAACTCTTGTGTCTTTAAGACATGCAGAAGCAGGTTGTGTGGAGGTTGAACCTCTATGA
- the feoB gene encoding ferrous iron transport protein B: MSLVNIALAGQPNCGKSTLFNALTGASQHVANYPGVTVEKKTGNFKSKDLTFCLTDLPGTYSLTSFSLEERVARDFILNEEPKVLINVADSMALKRSLFFTFQLMEAGRPVVLVLNMMDLAQKNKVTIDHENLSLRLGVEVVPASMKTGMGKKEIIDSVYNLSKSEKLKVPAQLDYLHMEPYLREIETLLSKTSFAHKKFPLRWAAIKLMESDENVEELILEEENHLEILDSVSELRKNFEETYDLQPEMYISQRRFEVAEDIIRTSVTKEENSKRNMTDILDSFFCHKIMGPILLIGVVYLLYYLAIVQGYNLTNYTWPLLAKIRTFTEIIMPAPGFIEEPLIRSFALWFVDSINALLNYIPIFFILFGLIAILEDSGYMPRMAFIMDRLLNRFGLHGQSTLPMVLGGIYVGGCAVPAVMSCKGIPDERSRLSTILIIPLLNCLAKVPLYVLLINIYFSAHKGLAMFFISTISLLFVLPVSKILTMTILKDKETAPFVMELPPYHIPSFKTIFRRAAERVWLFLKKITTIVAAVAVIVFVLLYYPGISNERMNYYKNIEKNAISEFLNSAANTSYKDEFDKEKVVELANFYDSYRSARMQAGSNFKKKEKAFEQKNPLFLSIVKRSKDKDLKILGRELRKLVRTRKMATMEMQKERINNSFLGKAGMAMEPVTKYAGFNWKVNVALLSALAAKESSVATLGALYQQDESGSSLETRMEKEEKGFTSLHALSLMLFMVLYPPCVATAIAVKLMSGSAKIMVFSVIYPMVIGVAVSSGVFSVSKAFGLSGLQAMFWFYGIALIFTILMGFVGNDKSYQN; encoded by the coding sequence ATGAGTCTTGTTAACATTGCATTGGCAGGCCAGCCAAACTGCGGAAAATCAACTCTTTTCAATGCTCTTACAGGAGCTTCTCAGCATGTGGCAAATTATCCAGGTGTAACAGTTGAGAAAAAAACAGGGAATTTTAAATCTAAGGATTTAACGTTTTGCCTTACAGATTTGCCCGGAACATATTCTCTTACCTCATTTTCTTTGGAAGAAAGAGTTGCCCGTGATTTTATTTTAAATGAGGAACCAAAAGTTTTAATCAATGTTGCAGATTCCATGGCTCTTAAAAGAAGTCTTTTTTTTACTTTTCAGCTCATGGAAGCAGGGCGGCCTGTTGTTCTTGTTCTTAATATGATGGATCTTGCCCAAAAAAACAAAGTAACAATAGATCATGAAAATCTTTCCTTAAGACTTGGTGTTGAAGTTGTTCCTGCATCAATGAAAACAGGGATGGGAAAAAAAGAAATTATAGATTCTGTTTATAATCTTTCCAAATCAGAAAAATTAAAAGTTCCTGCCCAGCTGGATTATCTTCATATGGAACCTTATTTAAGAGAAATAGAAACCCTTCTTTCAAAAACATCATTTGCCCATAAAAAATTCCCCCTGAGATGGGCTGCCATAAAACTTATGGAAAGCGATGAAAATGTTGAAGAGCTTATTTTAGAAGAGGAAAATCACCTTGAAATCCTTGATTCTGTATCAGAATTAAGAAAAAATTTTGAAGAAACTTATGATTTACAACCTGAAATGTATATTTCACAAAGAAGGTTTGAGGTAGCTGAGGATATTATTCGAACTTCAGTAACAAAAGAAGAAAATTCCAAAAGAAATATGACAGATATTTTAGACAGTTTTTTCTGCCATAAAATTATGGGACCGATTTTACTCATAGGAGTTGTTTATCTTCTTTATTATCTTGCCATTGTCCAGGGCTACAATTTAACAAATTATACTTGGCCTTTGCTTGCAAAAATAAGAACATTTACTGAAATTATTATGCCTGCTCCGGGATTTATTGAAGAGCCTCTTATCAGATCTTTTGCACTTTGGTTTGTTGACAGCATAAATGCCCTTTTAAACTATATTCCTATTTTCTTTATTCTTTTTGGACTTATAGCAATTCTTGAAGACAGCGGATATATGCCAAGAATGGCATTTATAATGGACAGACTTTTAAACAGATTCGGACTTCACGGACAATCAACCCTTCCCATGGTTTTAGGCGGGATTTATGTTGGAGGCTGTGCTGTTCCTGCAGTTATGTCTTGCAAAGGAATACCTGATGAAAGATCAAGGCTTTCAACAATTTTAATTATTCCTCTTTTAAACTGTCTTGCCAAAGTTCCTTTGTATGTTCTTTTAATAAATATTTATTTTTCCGCACATAAAGGACTTGCAATGTTTTTTATTTCAACAATAAGTCTTTTATTTGTTCTTCCAGTTTCAAAAATTCTTACAATGACAATTTTAAAAGATAAGGAAACAGCTCCTTTTGTAATGGAACTTCCTCCTTATCATATTCCTTCTTTTAAAACTATTTTCAGACGTGCAGCTGAAAGGGTGTGGCTGTTTTTAAAAAAGATTACAACCATAGTTGCAGCAGTTGCAGTGATTGTTTTTGTTCTTCTTTATTATCCTGGAATAAGTAATGAAAGAATGAACTATTATAAAAATATTGAAAAAAATGCAATTTCAGAATTTTTAAATTCAGCTGCAAATACTTCATATAAAGATGAGTTTGATAAAGAAAAAGTAGTAGAGCTTGCTAATTTTTACGATTCATATCGTTCTGCAAGAATGCAGGCTGGTTCTAATTTCAAGAAAAAAGAAAAAGCGTTTGAGCAAAAAAATCCTCTTTTTCTTTCAATTGTAAAACGATCTAAAGACAAAGATTTGAAAATACTTGGAAGGGAACTTAGGAAGCTTGTCAGAACAAGGAAAATGGCTACCATGGAAATGCAAAAAGAAAGAATAAACAATAGTTTCCTTGGGAAAGCCGGAATGGCAATGGAACCTGTTACAAAATATGCGGGGTTTAATTGGAAGGTAAATGTTGCCCTTTTAAGTGCACTTGCCGCAAAAGAAAGCAGTGTTGCAACCCTTGGAGCTCTTTATCAGCAAGATGAGTCAGGTTCATCTCTTGAAACAAGAATGGAAAAGGAAGAAAAAGGATTTACTTCTCTTCATGCACTTTCACTTATGCTTTTTATGGTTTTGTATCCACCCTGTGTTGCAACAGCAATTGCAGTTAAATTAATGTCTGGTTCAGCTAAAATTATGGTTTTTTCTGTAATTTATCCAATGGTTATAGGTGTTGCTGTTTCTTCTGGAGTGTTTTCTGTATCAAAGGCTTTTGGTTTAAGCGGTTTACAGGCAATGTTTTGGTTTTATGGAATTGCCTTGATTTTTACAATACTAATGGGGTTTGTAGGCAATGATAAAAGTTATCAAAATTAA